The window AATTATTTTGAGTATAGAAGATTGGTTGAAGTCATACATTTGCCACTCCTTTAGTAGATCTGATTTAATGTGTCCCAGACCATAGGACAGAGCAGCCGCGATAATGGTCGCAGCTCCATTGGTGCCATACCACGCTGCAACTCGAATCGGTTGCTCGGCTCGTCTGTACCATTGGCTCGTAATAATGCTGAACAATGGCAGGCAACCTGCTTCAAAAAGACCAAGGAAGAATCGGGCAGCCATTAAGCTTCTAAAGTTATGACAAGCTGCCATTGATGCTTGTGCAATGCCCCAGCCTAAACAAAGGGCGGGCATCAAAATTCGATGCGGGACTTTGACAATGAGATAGGATGAGAAGGGCTGCCATGCCAGTTGTGCAATCGGGGCAATAGAGCCGACTAATGAATACTCGTTTCCAGTTAAATGCGTATCCGTCTTCAATCCGTATGTAGCGCCGTAGCCGAGGACGGATTTGTCGAGTATCTGCAGGAAATACACCCAGACTaagatggcgaggatgactCGATCCGTTTTGCGACAGATCCGACGACTATCTTCCTCCGTAAGCTCGATTTGCTCGCTGCCAATGAGAGCCAAAGCCCGATCTCCATGTTTGATCTGGTCATTGGGCATCTCAATTTTGCCGCCATCAATGCTGCCTTTGTGCTCTTCGTGAACGGAATCCAGTTTGGTGTCCGCGGTGGAAGCCATGGTGCTGTGAAAGCTAGTGTCTCATAGAATATAAGTATTGAGATGagacaaaagcaaagatATGCACGCACGATGATCTTGACATTTGTTGGATCGTATCGGATTAGATGggcggagatgatggatgttTTATACATCTACACTAGCTAGACATATTCGCCGACAGAAAGGAGAGCGAAAGTTCTGAGTTTGTGGGGTTTGGTGTCTCCCCACAAAGACCCGCCAATAACCCAGCGGCTTCCATTGCCTTGGGTTCCTAATTTTCACACATCTGGGGTCTGGGGAAAGCAAAAGCCGATTTTGATACCCGCGGCAAGTGATTTTCCAATATTTCCCTGATCTTTTTCTCCACTTGCCGACAAGGTGTTGTGACTAAAGTTCAATAGCCGACCTGAAGACTAGGTGCCATCCACATTCAAGCGTCCAAGTGGGCATAGCTCGATGGGAATTCCGCGTGGCGACGTTCTCGGTCGAATGATCACAGCCACCTCCGCCCTTTGGCCATCACCCCGGACCATAAGCATGAGTCGCGGGGAAAAAGAATATAGTATCATGGCAAATCAAAAGTCATGGTGAACTGATGGACACTTATGATGGCGGGCCGATGGCGTAAATTGTCAACTCTATCTGTCCCCCACTTTGCCAACTGGCGCGacttggcagcagctcggcTATTGATACACTTTCGTGATGTTATGTTTTCTTGACATGGTGATTCATCCGAGCACTTTGGGATACCATTGGCAAATAGTATCGGTAATTGGTCATTGCTAATCCTAAGTATTGTAGTGAAGGGCGTAATCATGCTATCATATCCAACATCCCCATCTCGTCATCTGGTCTAGGCGGAACGAACTGGCCCTTGGTGAGACGCATTGCGTCCGAGCTTTATACCCAACAGTTAGCGTTGAACCCATTTTTGGTACATTAAAGGCATGATCGTGAGATGATATCTCCTTAGGTATTGTGAGAAATAGCGAAGCAAGGGAGCACATACCCACAACAGTTCCGGTCTTCCGGCGTGGCCACAATTATCCAAGAAACCTTTCTCCTTAGTAATTAAGCTCATATCCAAATCTGCATATACCATGCCTTCTTCAGAAGGCGGCAAGTCTTTCGTCAGAAGTCGTCCGTCGGGGCCATAAATCCTGGCATTGCCACCGCCTGGTTGGTTAAACAGAGGAGTCTGTTCGACGCCCAGTTTTTCGATAGATGGCTGCGAGATAACGGCGGTTGAATGAAGAGTAAAACACTGTGCCTGCATAGAGTATACACTTGAGAAAGATGCAACAGCTACTTTTCATTAGCAAAATATGTGACAGATAAAGAAAGAACCAGGCTTGCCTTCATCTGCCATGGAATAGGGAGCTGTCCCGCCTGGATGGGGCGCTACAGGAGGCCAGGCAGCACAGTGAATTTCTTCTCCCTGAGAATAAGTATTATATACAAGAAGTGGGTTGAAGTGATCCTAGGTTGAAGGTTAGCAATACCTGATAGATTGAACAAGATGAGGAATAAGAAAGGTGAGAAATTAGGTTCCAAGATACATACGGCACAAGAAAGTTGCCCAACTCTTCCCACGCCAGTTGTTGCGACATTGTTTAGTGAAGGACCATTTCCATCCCCAAAAATGGTACGCTCCATATGAACAGGTTTAAGTTTTCGCCTGGACATTACCAGCTCACCGTTATTATCGATAGTACACTGACCAATATATAACGAGTTCCCTTCTCGCTCAGAATAACCGAGACAAACAACGATATTATTTTCGGCTGCACAAGCCTTCAGCCGCTCCATCTCTTCGGAGTTAATAGAGAGGGAGTTATCAGCGTAGCGAATGTTCGTCTCGAAGTCCATTGCGCGTACCCTATCCTTTGTGTTAGCCCGGTTTTCCTTTAAGAACATGATGGGAATGCAAACCAAATCCATGCTGGATATCCTGGAACGAATGCCTCTGGGAATGACACAATTTGGGCACCGTTTGAAGCCGCCTCTTTGATCAGCCGGCATGTCTTTGCAATCGTGGATTCCAGATCAAGCCATACAGGCTCTGCTTGAACTGCAGCTGCCTTCACTATTCTGAAGTTTGAAGCCATGATTCCAGTAATAGCTATCGACGACTGTGTAGACAACTGGAACAACAGGAACAAAAGTGAGTGCTAAGTATTCTTATTTATGTTGCATAGGTgcaccatcaccacaaccATCAGAAACTGTCTAGTCAGCACTTATGACTTGCTAGTAAGCTTACATCAAGAGCTTACAAGTTCAAGTACTATTGCATCATTTGCGTTGACGGTCGAAGACTGTTTATCCTCGTCGCGGAGGACACCAGATTATAAATGCTTCTGGTTATCCGTATCTCTCTAATGCAGCTGCTAGTCACTATGCATAACGAATATTTCTttacaaaacaaacaaacggAATACTCATATATAGTGCACACGAAAGCAGGAAGAATGCCTAAATGAGTATTCATGATTCACAAATAGACttactttattattactCTTCCGTAAACTCGTACAACATTCCACATGCAGTCATGTATAACAAGAGGACGGCTAGTGGACTACCTAGGCTTAGATTGAGTGCACCAATGGAGAGCACTAATACAGATCAGTACTAATTGAGATATTTAACACAGATAAAAAGCAGAGCGTCTAGCCATTTCAGGAAGTGCGTATTCCCAACCAATCGGAGACTTACAAAATGTGAGAAACAGGATCAAAACATTGTTCAAGCGACCATGGTGAAAAGGGTGGGTTAATGTGCCAATGTACTAATCACACTTGAAACCATAGATAGATCATGTTATTTTGAGAACTGAGTTGTAACCTATTGACCAAGGGCAAGATAGTGTTTTGAATACGCAGTAAATCCTCTATTTACCCTACTCTTCAAACTCTGTGCGCAAAATATGTAGATGTCTTTGTTTTCGTATCCCGTTTTTATCAGAGACAACGCCAGTGAATACAATGTGCAGCCTCGAGTAATTGTGATGCCATGATGCACCAGTCCACACATATCTGCCGCTCGCCGGAATATAACCCGAAACATCCTgactctcctcttccaatGCCATAAGCTGACGTCTAGCCAGCGAACTAGCCTTGACATCCCAGTTACGCGTTAACAATGTCATTTTATCGAAACTGTCTAGAGCTTCTGAGCGGATGGCTTTGTCCCTGCATTTTTGCGACACGAAATTTAGAACCGGGAGAGTATAGATGTCGAGAGCAGTCTCGATTTGCGAAAAGCGCCTCGATGCACCTCCAAAGGAGCAGGCCATGGAGACAATTTCCCGGAACGTGGAGTTGAACTGATCATATAGCATCTCCGTCGAGTCGAAACAGCAGCTCATAAGGATGAATACAACCTTTTGGCCCATATGAAATATGTTGAAAAGATAGGACCTGATGGGATTTTTCTCTGCCTCTACTCTCAGCAGGATTGCCACTTCCCATTGCTGCAACTGTTGAAGAAAGGTGGTCCGATGGTCCAAAAGCATCTCAAACTTGTCTGAGTGGTCATCATTCTGTCGCTTCTGTATGGCTTTGACAACAAATATAACAGCCCGTGTGATGAAACTATTCCACATCGCTCCGAATTCTTCAAAACTGGTATCAATAGTCGGCATATTGCCAGGGATAGGGCGCGATGGTAGCCTAGGCCAGCATGTTGTCTGcaaggggaaaaggggggtAGTCAGACTGAGAAAAATCTGAAATCGAGGTAAAATCCGCTCAGCTTGGTCCAAACCATCGTCGTTAGAAGGCGCAACGTAATTGTGAAGATCTTGTGCATGATGTTGCGAATTTATCTCAACAACAAGTTGGTCGTGCTTCTGCTTCAATAGCTCAACGCTGCTCATCAGCAGCTGATCGGCGGCTTTGGTGTTTCCTATTAAAAGCTCAAAGAGAAATAGCAAAAACATGTTGATCAACACATTCCGGCGAGAAATGGTGTGAAATTCCTTGAGCATCCTTGTGTGAAGCGCTGTGGTGGCTTTGGCATGGTACGTCATGGCAGTCTGATACATGGTGTCCCCGCGTCCCTCGAGCAGCTTTACCATGGGCTCAGGGTTTGGGGAGCGCAGTGCCAGCATTAAAGCCCCAATACTTAACACAGACCATCGCACGCACTCGTCTCCCATGGATTCTCTGGGGATCACACGGTTCCAAAACAGGGTACATGGAGTGTATGTAAAGTCTTGGAGAACCTGCGCCCTGAACATGTCAAAATACGGGACCTCATCCGCTTCCAAGGGGCTCGCTCTCGGCCGAACAAAGAGAGATCTTGTGGCGACTACATCAGGTGTCTCCGGCTTGGGAAAAACTGGTTTTCTCTGGGGTGGGATGCCGCTCCGTTGCTTCCCCTCGGTCGAACCATAGTTACAGATTCGATCGGACTTCTGGCATTGACTGCATGTCGGCTTTACTTCGTTGCATTTTCGGTGCAGCAGTTTACACTTGAGTACCAATGAGTTAGCGAAACTACTTGATTATTTTGTCAAGCaaaagataataataatagatGATACAGCGTTATATAACCGCTAGATATCCAGTCTCAGTACCAGTTGGGGGATAATCCATTGAACCGACACTGGAAATTTCACCTAATTGACAGTTCTACAGGGTAAACGTACTGAAATGCAGCCGCCTCGACTCTTAGGTCTCCCGGCACGTGTATGCTTCTTGCCAAAAATATTACGCGGTAGCGAGTTGACAAGTGCAGTCGTGGGAATCATGATATTGCGCCTGGGACTCAATAGCTCAGCTGTGCTTTTAGACAAATGATACAAGAAGGTACCTTCCGCAAGATGCTGGTCGAAACCTTGTGATTTGTAAAGGGCGCTTGAGATTCATTCGCGGAGAACACGGGTGAGCTAAAACGATTGTACGTACATAAACGCGCTAGCCAAGCTGGAATAGAACGTCACGTGGAAACAAGTGCTTAAAATAGAGGTTCTTTTGTGGGCCCTGTGCTCCCCGCGGTCACCTCCGTTACGACGATATCATCATCCCTCACGTTCTCGAAATCTTTTGGAAACAAAGGCTTTCAGTAACGCATATCTTTGTATTGAATCCACTAAAATGGAGCTATGGGAGCACAACGGAGACGTAATAATGAATTTTTATGCGTTTGGGAAACAGATACAATCTGGATCTGCCTTTCCACTTGTCGCAAATTTACGAAGTAGACCTCATTGTACTTTCTCCCCCGGGCGCTAGATCCTCTCAGCATTCCATGTTATTAGTACaggatgctgcagcttccCACATGTCTTCCGATGAAGCGAGCTCTGCGTGGGTGATCCTCCGAATGTCACTATAGAGCTTCCGAATGTTACCATAGAGCTTCCGAATATCACTAAAGAGCTTCCGAATGTCACTATAGAGCCTCCGAATGCCACTATAGAGGCTATTCACACGTTTTTGTCTTCATTAGTTTCGGCTATATGGAGATCAGGCATATACTCAGAACCATCGACCATCGGAGTAACGGCTTGCGATGGCGTTTTCACGATTTTGTAAATGACTGTGTACTTTAAAGGTATCGTATATGAGTACCAGCGGCGGTATGTAATCTGTGCTACATATGTATCATTGCAAGATGGATGTCAGTATGGGAACTTGGGCTCTTTTGGTGATTTGAAGCGGTGAAACTGTCAAATGGTCCTATTACTTATTTAGGTAGGGATCGGCAGGCAGGGCCAATCAACAGCTGGATTCCAGTCGCTGCAGCTTATAGTGGATTTAGTAGATGAAACGCTGTAGATATCGGTTGAATGATGTCGGATTTAAGCCCAAATTACTTGCTGGGATTGGAAGAGTTTACGAGAAGAGTGCGAAAGAGATAGAAGATAAACAAGATATAATACACTAGACTATCCATCTACATGTATTTACCTACTGCAAGAAGCACTGTCGTTCCTGCTTTTTCACCTtacctacatgtaggtaTGTAGGTATCGATCAGATCAATCGTAAGCTATAGCACCGTTTGGGCGTTACAGCGCAGTGCCGTGCGTTTTAGCACTGCGCTCGCTAAAAGCCCCTGTAAGAAAAATGCTGCAGTTCACATACATAGTTGAGGTAATTGGCTAGGACCGATTTTCTCATCTGCAATGATTACTACAGTAGGTACTTACCTAGGTATTTTCATGTTAACATAACAATTTCAGTTCCATCCGAAAATAGATACTTTGGGGCAAATGGCCTATCGTTACAGAAGGGTTTGGATCATTTGTCATGTATTCCACTAATGAACTATTTCAGGGCACTCAACGATTTGGCCCCATCTAGCAGTTGAAAGGCAGGCCGATTTCCCACTATTGTATCGGTCAACAGATTACAAAGACTTCTCTTTTGAGATCTGACCTCACTTGCTATCTGTGGGAGAAGAAACTATTCGTCACTCTATCGGTTCGTCATcctcgatggcgatggaaaATGAAACCGTTGTTGTTTTACCTCATTATGACTTACCAACCCAGGGTGACGTATATCTGGCTGTGCCTTTCATAATGCCCCTCGGGCACCCGGAGTGAGTTTTTCAGTGAAGCGTTGAGTCACCTTCTTGAAGATCTAGGTCTTGGATACTCCATGTGTGCTAGTGCGACTGGTTTCCCCGAAGGGCATGAATCTTAGCTCGAAGTGAAAATGTATGGAGAGCCTGAGCGCGCTCTGCTCATGGTGTGTCTGGTACTCTGATGGTAGATGGTTCCAGAAGAATCCCTTATGAGTGGCTTGAAACACTCATGTTTGCCAAAAGGTTACCCATAGAGACAACAATCgcagagaagctgaagagtGGTAAAACGGAATTGTATATTGCGTTTGGAACTCTACTGGAGTTTGAGGAGCAGCCACATCAGAAGGCCCAAAGGCCCACCCCTGCAAAGTACTCTTGCCATCATCCCTGGACGAGAGCAAGGCTTTGGCCAAACATAATGGATGACAAATTCCAAGAACTGTAGATGGCGGTGAGATCCATGTGTGTGTTTTTTCAAGCTTCTACCTCTAGAAAAGAAGACCTTATTACAGTAATTGTGAGAACGTTAACCCTCGAGGTTGCCACCATTTTCTTTCAGCTACTCGTGATTGGCGAATTATTGAGACTTCCAGCAATGCTCACAGCGTAATTCACCTTTCAAGTGCAATATAGAAAGGGACTTTTCTAGTATTGAATACTAGGTAGTTTACGCATAGAATTATATCTATTGACTTCCAGGTACAAAGCTAAGTCTACGTCATAACTCTATTCCTCCTTTGCCATAACATGAAGTAATCAGAGGTAGATCTTTTCCTTCAGTTTCGATGAGGTGCATAATATCCCAGTATCAGACTGTGACACGAAGTAAGCCGAAGGGATGATTTCCTCTGGTTTCGCTGAGATGCATATTAACTTAGTATTAGAATATAAGATAAAGTAAGCAGAAGGAAGTAACATCCTCCGAAATTGCCGAGGGGCATACTGTTCCAGCATCAGATATCACGTATACTGATCACTGATTCTATCAATGACTGGTTGATCTATAAGCCGGGCGTGACTATGCATATACTCATCCGTTCCAAATGTAACTTCCGCAGGGTCTGCTGCAGTAAGACGGCAAGACGGCAATAGGGGTTTAAGTCCGACAATTGCAGCGATATCTCAAATATAAATTTGTAGCTCAACTATATATTCATCAAACGTATCAATATTCAGTATTATTAACTATTTACCTGAATCATATAGGTCGAAGTCATACTTCCTATCTTTTCTCGCTATCATattattgaagatgaaactcAAGTCATTCGCCACCTTTGGTACTTTTCTCTGCACGTCGCGTGCAACTCTCGCAAAATCTGCAGTCCTTGACCAAACCTCTCTTGTTTATGAGTTTCCAAACAATACTTGGGTGGAGAATATTGCTGCTAGAAATAACGGGGAACTTCTCTTGTCTATTGTTGGAACACCGCAACTATTCACAATTGACCCCTCGGCTCCCAGCCCCAGACAGCCGGTTTTGATTCATGAATTTACGGACTCTCTTGATGTGTTTGGAATTGCAGAATACCAGACCGACAAGTTTGCTGTTCTAACTGGGAACTTCTCCTTTGAGACTGGAGATTTAGGTCTTGGGTCTTGGGCCGTATGGAGCGTGGACTTGAATGGAGTCAGAATTTCAACAAAAAACGAAGAATCAACGCTATCTTCGACTCCAAGGGTTGCAAAAATTGCCGATATACCGCCTGCACAGATTTTAGACGGCCTCTCTGTGCTATCTCAAAAGCAGCAAACACTTCTGATAGGCGACCTAAGCGCCGGGGTGATATATCGGCTGGATATTGGGTCGGGAGATGTTGCAACTGTATTAAATGACACTTTCACTGCTGCTGTTCCGATCCCACATTTTGCCCCCTCCGGGGTTGACGGTCTACATGTGCGAAATGGCGAGTTATTCTTCTCAAACGTGGGCCAGCaaaagctcttcaaagttcccattgatgaagacggtACGCCCTCTGGACCTGTCACGGTTGTGGCAAGTGCACTCTCGACCCTGGATGGATATGATGACTTCACGTTCGATTGCGCTGGTAATATATTCGTAACAACTGGAGGCGGAAACTCAATCGAAATGATCTCTGCCGATGGTAGTCAACAAGTCATTATCGCTGGCGATGTCAATTCGACTGCTATTGCAGAGCCAACATCTTGCGTGTTCGGTCGCGGCTTACATGATAAAAATGTGCTGTATGTTGTCACTGCTGGAGGACTTGGTTTACCAGTCAATGGAGATACTATCATTGGAGGTCAACTTGTGGCTGTTAAAACCACTTCAATTGGATCTGCCTGCTAAAAAGATGAAGCGGTTTATTTGGCTTTGGGACCAGCGAGGAAAACATGATATGACATGTGAAGTTGTTGGTAAACAGCTGTACAGAAAAGGATAGCCTTTTCTAGAGGTAAGAATTGGGGGCTCCAGTTGATTCCTGTTTACATACCTTCCCAGATAAATGCCCCTAGCATAATAAAACCACCGTTCCGGCTTTGCATTACAATCCGTGTCTTTAGACAAAAAGCATCTCGCGTCAGATTTGTATCATGCATTCATCTACGTACACCATTAGATTTCTGATGGCAAACACTCCGTATACTAGAAATAACATTGTAACTTGATGTGTTATTAGTAGGATACCAGTTCACCACACTGATATGACAGTAATGTCATTACCGAGTTTTTCTGGAGCCAATGTAGCCTGCTTTGCCTGCGCGACAGTCTCAAATGAGCTCCATTCCCACATgaggattttttttatcgTACATATCATCAATCTCAGCGTATGTACGGCCCTTGATCTCTGGCATGAGGAAGAAACTCTAAGCAATTACGCAAGCCATACATCCAGCAAAGACGAGATACGTCTTAGCTCCAAGGCCAACCGCACTGGCGTCAGTCAGCTGTGGCACAGTGAAAGTGGTGATGACCGTAGTTGTCTGAGCGCGAGTGACGGTGTATGCCATGGTATGGATGCGGAGCTTCGGCGTGGCAATCTCGGGTGGCAAGAGCACGGAGACGGATAAGAACGATGTAGACCGGAAAAAATTGAAGATAAAGTTCAGGGCGGCGATTGCTCGTAACGCATGATCATTCTTAGGGAAGAATGTTAATATTCCAGCCGCAATATCGATAACGAAAAGCATCACCTATACAAAAGAGTAAAATTAACTAATAGTCTATCCTTCTACTTGTTACATTACATTCCATAAATCCCCAAAGCTGAATATTGAAGTCTCGTCAAATAGTGAGCCCATAAAATCTCCAAGAAACCCAGTCTCATGTTCTGAAGCATTCACAAGTAATGTGCTATTGTTGGTATTGTGGAAAggtcttgctgctgtttgACTAGGAGCAGCCTCACTAGTGACGTGGTTCATGTTATTATAATTGCTTTCCAGAGTTGGGTTGGCTGTCTGGTCAGCAGCAGATATCATTGGTTGGTATGTGGGACAGATTTGTTGCAAGGCCTTAAGGAAGATCCCTCGGTAAAGGGAAGCGACAGTATATATTTTTTGAAGTTCTTCCATGATGAGCATGCACATCTCAAGTTTATGAAGCGTAAGACGTTTTGTTAGGGAATCGGCGGACTTATAACAATGCATGTGCGTTTGCATTGCTGCGGCCAAGAGTGAGGGTCTATGATATGTCAGATATTCTATTCGAGTCAACTGCAGATAGTCAAGAAAGGAATGGgtgacaaaggaaaaatatTCACATATACTCACGTCATAGGCCCGGCAAATATAAGAAGACCATCTTCCGCGAGGGCATTGAAGATATCGTTGGTTTCGGATGCAGCATTGCTAGctttcaatctcatcttaCGTTGCCAATCTTCTTgttcagcagcatcaagacCGGCTGGAGATTTCGATCCATAAGGCCGATACAAGCAGATCAGAAGTGCTCTGCTCCCATGTTGCTTAGCAATAATGATCCTGAAATATCCAGGTATTTGGACTTACTGGTAATGCAAATGAACATGGAATGAATGGAATCGTGCAAGATTGGTCAGACCCGAGTCGTACTGCCCAGGTAAAGTGCACTTAAGAATCTCTGATTCGACAGACTCAAACTGTTGGACGGTTGGTTTTGGTCTTTGAGGTTGATAATTCATGGCAATGACAGCACCCAGCTGCTTGCTCAGTTCAACTAATGTCACCCAGTACGAGGCCAGCCTAGGCAAATCATTTGGAAGGAAGCCGGCGGATGTACTTTCAGGGATCCCTAGGACGTCAATTAGTAGGTCGGCGGCTATTGGCGTAGGCACGTCACAATCGACGAGATTAATCCGTAGTGGCCTTCCAAAACTCATCCCAAGCCAGCAGTCTCGATAGAATGAGCTCCACCAAAGCCTACGCCACAAACACCGTTGTCGATCCGTAACGACACAATTAAACTTCGAAGAATCTGGATTACGATGCAATCCCAGCATCTGACAAAGATTGATTGCGGTTCCTGTCCAGTACCATGGCTGCAAGTATTCATCGCGTTGAGAAATCCAGAATCCCATTAGTAGAGATGACTGGATAAGGACAATTTTATCCGTTTCCTCGCTTATGGTATACATGCACTAGTATGATGTAGCAAATTAGCATGTGTGTTCAAAGAATGAAGCAATCTCGATCTTTCAAGCTAAGCAGGGTCCGTGGTTCACTCACTTTGGCGCGAGAATACATTGAAGCCTTCATTTCCTTTCGAGATTTATATCCCTCCTGCTGATATACTTCGGGAGAGACAAACTGTGACTTGATTAGCACTGCATGATATCATAATCACTGGAGCACAAGAGGGCATTTACATTGACTGCAGCTGAAAAAATACTCCAGAGTAGCAGGATATTGTATTCGTGAAGTCTCCCATGGTGCTGATATTCCAAGATATGATCAACCTCAATCACTGGCATAATAGGGTGAACATGGTGAAGGTAGGCCCGAAGAAGACTTTCAcaactttttgttttgggaaGCGTAAGTACTCCCTTCGCCTCAAGATAGCTTCGGTCCGCGGTAGAGAGAGGTGGCCGGGCACGTGATGGGATAAGAAAGTGTGTTgacaatggcttctctgGCGAACAAATATCCAAGGTGTATGCGGGTCCGGTCTGGCTCCCTATGTAATAGATCAGCTTGGTCATTTTTGGCCATGAAGTCGAATGCTCTCACCACTGTAAAAAGGTACTTGACCATTTCCTCGAGATTGCCCAAATGCTGCCGTCACAATCTCAACCCCGTTTTGCTCTTCATTCGCAAtgtcaccttcatcttcgttgCGAACAGTGGTAGCTCTGGCTTCCTGGGATTGTTCCAGCGACGGCgtgtcaacatcaacctcattgCACACTCCACCTTCTCCAGAGTCGCCGACAGGAGCTGAAGAAACCTTTCGCGTAATTAGATCTGCTTCACCCAGATCAATTTGGAAAGGAGGG of the Trichoderma breve strain T069 chromosome 4, whole genome shotgun sequence genome contains:
- a CDS encoding SMP-30/Gluconolaconase/LRE-like region domain-containing protein — protein: MKLKSFATFGTFLCTSRATLAKSAVLDQTSLVYEFPNNTWVENIAARNNGELLLSIVGTPQLFTIDPSAPSPRQPVLIHEFTDSLDVFGIAEYQTDKFAVLTGNFSFETGDLGLGSWAVWSVDLNGILDGLSVLSQKQQTLLIGDLSAGVIYRLDIGSGDVATVLNDTFTAAVPIPHFAPSGVDGLHVRNGELFFSNVGQQKLFKVPIDEDGTPSGPVTVVASALSTLDGYDDFTFDCAGNIFVTTGGGNSIEMISADGSQQVIIAGDVNSTAIAEPTSCVFGRGLHDKNVLYVVTAGGLGLPVNGDTIIGGQLVAVKTTSIGSAC
- a CDS encoding fungal specific transcription factor domain-containing protein — encoded protein: MNRTKRAYLQANRRCDTGSMRGSDAINHPSSDHESNLSVSSAPVGDSGEGGVCNEVDVDTPSLEQSQEARATTVRNEDEGDIANEEQNGVEIVTAAFGQSRGNGQVPFYSGSQTGPAYTLDICSPEKPLSTHFLIPSRARPPLSTADRSYLEAKGVLTLPKTKSCESLLRAYLHHVHPIMPVIEVDHILEYQHHGRLHEYNILLLWSIFSAAVNFVSPEVYQQEGYKSRKEMKASMYSRAKCMYTISEETDKIVLIQSSLLMGFWISQRDEYLQPWYWTGTAINLCQMLGLHRNPDSSKFNCVVTDRQRCLWRRLWWSSFYRDCWLGMSFGRPLRINLVDCDVPTPIAADLLIDVLGIPESTSAGFLPNDLPRLASYWVTLVELSKQLGAVIAMNYQPQRPKPTVQQFESVESEILKCTLPGQYDSGLTNLARFHSFHVHLHYQALLICLYRPYGSKSPAGLDAAEQEDWQRKMRLKASNAASETNDIFNALAEDGLLIFAGPMTPSLLAAAMQTHMHCYKSADSLTKRLTLHKLEMCMLIMEELQKIYTVASLYRGIFLKALQQICPTYQPMISAADQTANPTLESNYNNMNHVTSEAAPSQTAARPFHNTNNSTLLVNASEHETGFLGDFMGSLFDETSIFSFGDLWNVMLFVIDIAAGILTFFPKNDHALRAIAALNFIFNFFRSTSFLSVSVLLPPEIATPKLRIHTMAYTVTRAQTTTVITTFTVPQLTDASAVGLGAKTYLVFAGCMACVIA